In Thermomonas carbonis, a single genomic region encodes these proteins:
- the murU gene encoding N-acetylmuramate alpha-1-phosphate uridylyltransferase MurU yields MKALIFAAGLGERMRPLTDTTPKPLLQVGGKRLIEWHLEKLAACGIEDVVINTSWLATQFPQVLGDGARWGLRIAYSHEGDTPLETGGGMWNALPLLGDAPFLLVNGDVWTDHDFSQLPRDPQGLAHLVMVDRPPQATHGDFALDDAGFVRADGAHRLTYSGVGVYRRRLFEGWRYVIPEPAIANGKPKFPLAPILRAHMGEDGITGEHHRGRWTDVGTPERLRMLDDELRA; encoded by the coding sequence ATGAAGGCGCTCATCTTTGCCGCCGGGCTTGGCGAACGCATGCGCCCGCTCACCGACACCACGCCCAAGCCACTGCTCCAAGTTGGTGGCAAGCGGCTGATCGAGTGGCACTTGGAGAAGCTCGCGGCCTGCGGCATCGAGGACGTCGTCATCAATACCTCGTGGCTGGCGACGCAATTCCCGCAAGTGCTGGGTGACGGTGCGCGCTGGGGCTTGCGCATCGCCTACTCGCACGAAGGCGACACGCCGCTGGAAACGGGGGGCGGGATGTGGAACGCGTTGCCGTTGCTGGGCGACGCTCCCTTCCTGCTGGTCAACGGCGACGTCTGGACCGACCACGACTTCTCCCAGTTGCCTCGCGACCCGCAGGGCCTTGCCCACCTGGTGATGGTTGATCGCCCACCGCAGGCGACGCACGGCGATTTCGCGCTGGACGATGCCGGCTTCGTGCGTGCCGATGGCGCACACCGGCTGACCTATTCCGGCGTAGGCGTGTATCGCCGCCGGTTGTTCGAAGGCTGGAGATACGTCATTCCCGAGCCGGCCATCGCCAATGGCAAACCGAAGTTCCCGTTGGCGCCGATCCTCCGGGCGCACATGGGCGAAGACGGCATCACCGGGGAACACCACCGCGGCCGCTGGACCGACGTGGGCACGCCCGAGCGTCTGCGCATGTTGGACGATGAACTGCGCGCATAG
- a CDS encoding phosphoadenylyl-sulfate reductase, which produces MSPPDPISAAESPHALSALNRWLARLSAQERVAWAMDSLAAPHALSTSFGTQSAVSLHLLTRAKPDIPVILVDTGYLFPETYRYADQLVDQLDLNLKVYRPEIGIAWMEARFGKLWEGGSEGLREYNRLRKVEPMKRALNELGVRSWFAGLRREQARSREGIEFLELRDGRWKLHPIADWNDIDIGSYMLQHDLPEHPLAGKGYVSVGDVHTTQPLRPGMDLAQTRFFGLRRECGLHFDEPTASAA; this is translated from the coding sequence ATGAGCCCGCCCGATCCCATCAGCGCCGCCGAGTCGCCGCACGCGCTGTCCGCACTCAACCGCTGGCTGGCGCGTCTGTCCGCGCAGGAGCGCGTGGCCTGGGCGATGGACAGCCTGGCCGCGCCGCACGCGCTGTCGACCAGCTTCGGCACGCAATCGGCGGTGTCGCTGCATTTGCTCACCCGGGCGAAGCCGGACATCCCGGTGATCCTGGTCGATACCGGCTACCTGTTCCCAGAAACGTATCGCTACGCCGACCAGCTGGTCGACCAATTGGATCTGAATCTCAAGGTGTATCGGCCGGAGATCGGCATCGCCTGGATGGAAGCGCGCTTCGGCAAGCTGTGGGAAGGCGGCAGCGAAGGACTGCGCGAATACAACCGCCTGCGCAAGGTCGAACCGATGAAGCGAGCATTGAATGAACTCGGCGTGCGCAGCTGGTTCGCCGGCCTGCGTCGCGAGCAGGCGCGCAGTCGCGAAGGCATCGAGTTCCTGGAGCTGCGCGACGGCCGCTGGAAGCTGCACCCGATCGCCGACTGGAACGACATCGACATCGGTTCCTACATGCTCCAGCACGACTTGCCGGAACATCCGCTCGCAGGCAAGGGGTATGTATCGGTTGGCGACGTGCACACCACCCAGCCGCTGAGGCCCGGCATGGACTTGGCGCAGACGCGCTTCTTCGGGCTGCGCCGCGAGTGCGGCCTGCATTTCGACGAGCCGACGGCCTCGGCGGCGTAA
- a CDS encoding mannose-1-phosphate guanylyltransferase/mannose-6-phosphate isomerase, which produces MALTLKAKLQPVLLSGGSGTRLWPLSREAYPKQFLPLAGEDTMLQATWLRVAALADAAPIVVAGEDHRFLVAEQLRQIDAPVPAILLEPIGRNTAPAIAAATLQALAAGDDPLLLVLPSDHVVRDAAAFRDAVRVAMPAAEAGALVTFGIVPGAPETGFGYIEARPGDGVRKVLRFVEKPDAATAQSYLDAGGYFWNSGMFLLRASRYVEELQRFRPDIVTAVRAAFVDAARDGDFIRLDKDAFASCPSDSIDYAVMEKTDAAMVLPVDIGWNDVGSWSALWDVSEQDGDGNAHHGDVIAIDSRNSYAYATRMVALVGVDDLVVVETDDAVLVAHKDKVQQVKDVVAMLKSQQRTQAALHREVHRPWGSYDSVDAGVRFQVKRIKVKPGARLSLQSHTQRAEHWIVVSGVARVTRDNDVFELYANQSTYIPIGAKHRLENPGTEMLELIEVQSGDYLGEDDIVRYEDVYGRA; this is translated from the coding sequence ATGGCGCTGACCTTGAAGGCAAAGCTGCAACCCGTGTTGCTGTCCGGCGGCTCCGGCACGCGCCTCTGGCCGCTCTCGCGCGAGGCCTACCCGAAGCAGTTCCTGCCGCTGGCCGGCGAAGACACCATGCTCCAGGCCACCTGGCTGCGGGTGGCGGCGCTGGCCGATGCCGCACCGATCGTGGTCGCCGGCGAAGACCACCGTTTCCTGGTCGCCGAGCAGTTGCGCCAGATCGACGCGCCGGTGCCTGCGATCCTGCTGGAGCCGATCGGCCGCAACACCGCGCCGGCGATCGCGGCTGCCACGTTGCAGGCGCTGGCCGCTGGCGACGATCCGCTGCTGCTGGTGCTGCCGTCCGACCACGTGGTGCGCGATGCCGCCGCGTTCCGCGACGCGGTCCGCGTAGCCATGCCGGCCGCCGAAGCCGGCGCGCTGGTCACCTTCGGCATCGTGCCGGGCGCGCCCGAGACCGGCTTCGGCTACATCGAAGCTCGGCCAGGCGATGGCGTGCGCAAGGTGCTGCGCTTCGTCGAGAAGCCGGACGCGGCGACCGCGCAGTCGTACCTTGATGCCGGCGGCTATTTCTGGAACAGCGGCATGTTCCTGTTGCGCGCCTCACGCTATGTCGAGGAGTTGCAGCGCTTCCGCCCGGACATCGTGACCGCTGTCCGCGCCGCGTTCGTGGATGCCGCGCGTGATGGCGATTTCATCCGGCTCGACAAGGACGCGTTCGCGAGTTGTCCGTCGGATTCCATCGACTACGCGGTGATGGAGAAGACCGACGCGGCGATGGTGCTGCCGGTCGACATCGGCTGGAACGATGTCGGTTCGTGGTCGGCGTTGTGGGACGTGAGCGAACAGGACGGCGATGGCAATGCGCACCACGGCGACGTGATCGCGATCGACAGCCGCAACAGCTATGCCTATGCGACGCGGATGGTGGCGCTGGTCGGTGTGGATGACCTGGTGGTGGTGGAAACCGACGATGCCGTGCTGGTCGCGCACAAGGACAAGGTGCAGCAGGTCAAGGATGTGGTGGCGATGCTGAAATCGCAGCAGCGCACGCAGGCGGCACTGCATCGCGAAGTGCACCGGCCATGGGGCAGCTACGACTCGGTGGACGCGGGCGTGCGCTTCCAGGTCAAGCGCATCAAGGTCAAGCCAGGTGCGCGCCTGTCGCTGCAGTCGCACACGCAACGCGCCGAGCACTGGATCGTCGTGAGCGGCGTGGCACGCGTCACCCGCGACAACGATGTGTTCGAGCTGTACGCCAACCAGAGCACCTACATTCCGATCGGGGCGAAGCATCGCCTCGAGAATCCCGGCACGGAGATGCTGGAGCTGATCGAAGTGCAGTCCGGGGACTACCTCGGCGAGGACGATATCGTTCGTTACGAGGATGTTTACGGGCGAGCGTGA
- a CDS encoding AI-2E family transporter: MSMHPDNDLATIATFYRRVQWAALAIGVLWLVWLLAPILSPFVFAALLGWLGDPMVDRLERRGFKRNNAVILVFSAMTLVLVIALIVLVPLLEQQIVTLVTSLPNYRDWMVGTALPWVEQRTGLQILSWLDPGRLFELIRDHWESAGGIAATVLGYVSRSGFALLGWIANIVLLPVLTFFFLRDWDLLVERVGLLVPRDHYDTVARLTRQSDAVLGGFLRGQMLVMLILGVLYAVGLSMVGLNLGILIGLIAGLLTFVPYLGPASIVVFGGTAALVQFGDWQHLAGVAVVFTIGQIIESYWLTPKLVGDRIGLHPMAVIFAVMAGGSLFGFLGMLLALPVAAVVNVLLRYAQERYRQSRLYAGDAPAIVIATPGDVVARDGEPPAA; the protein is encoded by the coding sequence CTGAGCATGCATCCCGACAACGACCTTGCCACCATCGCCACCTTCTACCGGCGGGTGCAGTGGGCCGCGCTCGCCATCGGCGTGTTGTGGCTGGTGTGGCTGCTGGCCCCCATCCTGAGCCCGTTCGTGTTCGCCGCGCTGCTGGGCTGGCTGGGTGACCCGATGGTCGACCGGCTGGAACGCAGGGGCTTCAAGCGCAACAACGCGGTGATCCTGGTGTTCAGCGCGATGACGCTCGTGCTGGTGATTGCGCTGATCGTGCTGGTGCCCTTGCTGGAGCAGCAGATCGTCACCCTGGTGACGTCGCTGCCGAATTACCGTGACTGGATGGTCGGCACGGCCCTGCCGTGGGTCGAGCAGCGCACCGGGCTGCAGATCCTGTCGTGGCTGGATCCGGGGCGCTTGTTCGAGCTGATTCGCGACCACTGGGAAAGCGCGGGCGGCATTGCCGCGACCGTGCTCGGCTATGTGTCGCGCTCGGGCTTCGCGCTGCTCGGCTGGATCGCCAACATCGTGCTGCTGCCGGTGCTGACGTTCTTCTTCCTGCGCGACTGGGACCTGCTGGTCGAACGCGTCGGCTTGCTGGTGCCGCGTGACCACTACGACACGGTGGCGCGGTTGACCCGCCAATCCGACGCCGTGCTTGGCGGTTTCCTGCGCGGGCAGATGCTGGTGATGCTGATCCTCGGCGTGCTGTACGCGGTGGGCCTGTCGATGGTGGGGCTGAACCTCGGCATCCTGATCGGCCTGATCGCCGGCCTGCTGACCTTCGTGCCGTATCTGGGGCCGGCCTCGATCGTGGTGTTCGGCGGTACCGCCGCGCTGGTCCAATTCGGCGACTGGCAGCACCTGGCCGGTGTGGCGGTGGTCTTCACCATCGGCCAGATCATCGAGAGCTACTGGCTCACGCCCAAGCTGGTCGGCGACCGCATTGGCCTGCACCCGATGGCGGTGATCTTCGCGGTGATGGCCGGCGGCAGTCTGTTCGGCTTCCTCGGCATGCTGCTGGCCTTGCCGGTGGCGGCCGTGGTCAATGTGCTGCTGCGCTATGCGCAGGAGCGTTATCGGCAAAGCAGGTTGTATGCGGGCGATGCACCGGCGATCGTGATCGCCACGCCGGGCGATGTCGTCGCGCGTGATGGCGAACCGCCCGCGGCCTGA
- a CDS encoding DUF2066 domain-containing protein: MPQASGRWGLASLMAACLWLLACVPAMAQRTEGDRAAASGAYDAEVAVRNQTDGERNSAFGRALAQVLANATGDRGAAQQPGVRDELSKAKGYVASYDYRQDEGFSSNGSPSFQTTLVVRFKRDDVDGLIQMLGLPSWPMPRPKPVLWLGIDDGSGPRLVALAQVNAARAVLDQAKQRGYALGLPSGSAAEQAAVGAIWRGDTAAIASLSKRYSPPMQLVGKLQRGAGGWVADWIFVDKGKVLSKWQTKHPDARRAMAGGADGAADALFKRYAKAGSGGPPGRYRVRILGIDSADDYLRLSGYLEGISIVKRVTPVSAMPDVLELDLELATGIANFAKYADRGEVLSTVVTDIRDQDDDGEPAAPQVATFRLDG; the protein is encoded by the coding sequence ATGCCGCAAGCAAGCGGACGGTGGGGGTTGGCGAGCCTGATGGCGGCCTGCCTGTGGTTGCTCGCATGCGTGCCGGCGATGGCCCAGCGGACCGAGGGCGACCGCGCGGCTGCCAGCGGTGCCTACGATGCGGAAGTCGCGGTGCGCAACCAGACCGACGGCGAGCGCAACAGCGCGTTCGGTCGTGCGCTGGCACAGGTGCTGGCCAATGCCACCGGCGATCGAGGTGCGGCCCAGCAGCCTGGCGTACGCGATGAACTGTCCAAGGCCAAGGGCTACGTGGCGAGCTACGACTACCGCCAGGACGAAGGATTCTCCTCCAACGGTTCGCCGAGCTTCCAGACCACGCTGGTGGTGCGTTTCAAGCGCGACGACGTGGACGGGCTGATCCAGATGCTCGGCTTGCCGAGCTGGCCCATGCCGCGCCCGAAGCCGGTGCTTTGGCTGGGCATCGACGACGGCAGCGGGCCGCGGCTGGTGGCATTGGCGCAGGTGAACGCTGCGCGCGCGGTGCTCGACCAGGCCAAGCAACGCGGTTACGCGCTGGGCCTGCCGTCGGGCAGCGCTGCCGAACAAGCCGCGGTCGGCGCGATCTGGCGTGGCGACACCGCCGCGATCGCATCGCTCTCCAAGCGCTACAGCCCGCCGATGCAACTGGTCGGCAAACTGCAGCGCGGTGCGGGTGGCTGGGTCGCCGACTGGATCTTCGTCGACAAGGGCAAGGTGCTGTCGAAGTGGCAGACCAAGCATCCGGATGCGCGCCGGGCGATGGCCGGTGGTGCCGATGGCGCGGCGGATGCGCTGTTCAAGCGTTACGCCAAGGCCGGCAGCGGTGGGCCACCGGGACGCTACCGGGTGCGCATCCTCGGGATCGACAGTGCCGATGACTACCTGCGCCTGTCCGGTTACCTGGAAGGGATTTCGATCGTGAAGCGGGTGACCCCGGTGTCGGCGATGCCCGATGTGCTGGAACTCGACCTCGAACTGGCGACCGGCATCGCCAACTTCGCGAAATACGCGGATCGCGGCGAGGTGCTGTCGACGGTCGTTACCGACATCCGTGACCAGGACGACGACGGCGAACCCGCCGCGCCTCAGGTCGCCACCTTCCGCCTGGACGGCTGA
- the purM gene encoding phosphoribosylformylglycinamidine cyclo-ligase: MTTPTPPANPGLTYRDAGVDIDAGNEVVERIKPLVKRTMRPEVLGGVGLFGGLFDLSNRYREPVLVSGTDGVGTKLILAKQLNRHDSIGQDLVAMCVNDVLVQGAEPLFFLDYFATGKLDVETTVNVVAGIAKGCEIAGCALIGGETAEMPDMYPPGEYDLAGFTVGAVEKSKLIDSSKVRSGDILIGIASSGPHSNGYSLARKILQRAGNPLDLDLGGVTLADALMEPTRIYVQPVLELLAKHDIHAMAHVTGGALVEKIIRVVPKEFGLEIDTSSWPLPAVFDWLQREGNVASEEMWRTFNCGIGYVLMAAPGDVAAIEADLERLALAHWRIGQVVPAGEGERLRIG, encoded by the coding sequence GTGACCACCCCCACGCCACCTGCCAATCCCGGCCTCACCTATCGCGATGCCGGCGTCGACATCGATGCGGGCAACGAGGTCGTCGAACGCATCAAACCGTTGGTGAAGCGCACGATGCGGCCCGAAGTGCTGGGCGGCGTCGGCCTGTTCGGCGGTCTGTTCGACCTCTCGAACCGCTATCGCGAGCCGGTGCTGGTCTCCGGCACCGACGGCGTCGGTACCAAGCTGATCCTGGCCAAGCAGCTGAATCGCCACGACAGCATCGGCCAGGACCTGGTGGCGATGTGCGTGAACGACGTGCTGGTGCAAGGCGCGGAACCGCTGTTTTTCCTCGACTACTTCGCCACCGGCAAGCTCGACGTCGAGACCACTGTGAACGTGGTTGCCGGCATCGCCAAGGGCTGCGAGATCGCCGGCTGCGCGCTGATCGGCGGCGAAACTGCCGAAATGCCCGACATGTACCCGCCCGGCGAGTACGACCTGGCCGGGTTCACTGTCGGCGCGGTGGAAAAATCGAAGCTGATCGACAGCAGCAAGGTCCGCAGCGGCGACATCCTGATCGGCATCGCCTCCAGCGGCCCGCATTCCAACGGCTATTCGCTGGCGCGCAAGATCCTGCAGCGCGCAGGCAACCCACTCGATCTCGACCTCGGAGGCGTGACCCTGGCCGATGCGCTGATGGAGCCGACCCGCATTTATGTGCAGCCGGTGCTGGAATTGCTGGCGAAACACGATATCCACGCCATGGCCCACGTCACCGGCGGCGCGCTGGTCGAAAAGATCATCCGGGTGGTACCGAAGGAGTTCGGGCTGGAGATCGACACATCCAGTTGGCCGCTGCCGGCGGTGTTCGACTGGCTGCAGCGCGAGGGCAACGTCGCCAGCGAGGAAATGTGGCGCACCTTCAACTGCGGGATCGGCTACGTGCTGATGGCGGCCCCGGGCGATGTCGCCGCGATCGAAGCCGACCTCGAGCGGCTGGCCCTGGCCCACTGGCGGATCGGCCAGGTCGTCCCGGCCGGCGAAGGCGAACGCCTGCGCATCGGCTGA
- the hda gene encoding DnaA regulatory inactivator Hda, translating to MLVDDRLGPQLPLALRAPADQRLERYLRAPSGLLEQLQALASGDMVDALYLQGTGAAGKTHLLLGGCALATALGKQAAYLSLANVRGRLREAAEGLDGDLIALDDIDAIAGHRDDEVALFDLHNRLRDAGRSVLYAASMAPDALPLLLPDLRSRLAQCTRWTLPVLDDDARAELLRQRAAARGLDFDDAALDWMLRRCSRDLGTLTALFERLDRASLAAQRRLTVPFLRQVLGAD from the coding sequence ATGCTGGTGGACGACAGGCTCGGCCCGCAGTTGCCATTGGCGCTGCGTGCGCCTGCCGACCAGCGCCTGGAACGCTACCTGCGCGCGCCGTCGGGCCTGCTCGAACAATTGCAGGCGCTCGCCAGTGGCGACATGGTCGATGCGCTGTACCTGCAGGGCACCGGCGCGGCCGGCAAGACCCATTTGCTGCTGGGCGGTTGCGCGCTCGCCACCGCGCTGGGCAAGCAGGCGGCGTATCTCTCGCTGGCAAACGTGCGCGGACGCCTGCGCGAGGCGGCAGAAGGCCTGGATGGCGACCTGATCGCGTTGGACGACATCGACGCGATCGCCGGTCATCGCGACGACGAGGTCGCCCTTTTCGACCTGCACAACCGCCTGCGTGATGCCGGCCGCAGCGTGCTCTATGCGGCATCGATGGCACCGGATGCCTTGCCGCTGTTACTCCCGGACCTGCGCTCCCGACTCGCGCAATGCACGCGCTGGACGTTGCCGGTGCTGGACGATGATGCGCGTGCGGAGTTGCTGCGCCAGCGTGCGGCGGCGCGTGGCCTGGATTTCGACGATGCCGCGCTGGACTGGATGCTGCGCCGTTGCAGCCGAGACCTCGGCACCCTCACCGCGCTGTTCGAGCGGCTTGATCGTGCGTCGTTAGCCGCACAGCGGCGGCTGACCGTGCCGTTCCTGCGGCAGGTGCTCGGCGCGGACTAA
- a CDS encoding LysR family transcriptional regulator yields the protein MTLTQLRYLVAIADSGFNITQAAERVHATQPGLSKQLKQLEDELGFQLFLRKGRSLEGVAPAGIKVIEHARRILAEAANIRSYAANERGEHRGRLLLATTHTQARYVLPPVIAELKRRYPQVSVDLFASGDAEVLDKLDEADFALISSAGGQPSSSGVAIPLYRWRRVLLVPASHPLAALPGPPSLAELSRHPLISYESSKLPESSLHRAFAAVGVEPQIAMTARDANLIKTYVRAGLGAGLLAEMAVHTREDDDLRVIEAPAELPECITWAVVPRGRVLREYALALLQGLAPQLDPRDLRRILEGNQDAEWPLAPRWSVPAPVAYA from the coding sequence ATGACCCTGACCCAGCTCCGCTACCTCGTCGCGATTGCCGATTCCGGGTTCAACATCACCCAGGCCGCCGAGCGCGTGCATGCGACCCAGCCGGGCCTGTCCAAGCAGCTCAAGCAGCTGGAGGACGAACTCGGCTTCCAGCTGTTCCTGCGCAAGGGCCGCAGCCTGGAAGGCGTGGCCCCGGCCGGGATCAAGGTCATCGAGCATGCGCGGCGGATCCTGGCCGAGGCCGCCAACATCCGCAGCTACGCCGCCAACGAGCGCGGCGAGCATCGTGGCCGCCTGCTGCTGGCCACCACCCATACCCAGGCGCGTTACGTGCTGCCGCCGGTGATCGCGGAACTCAAGCGTCGCTATCCGCAGGTGAGCGTGGACCTGTTCGCGTCCGGCGATGCCGAAGTGCTCGACAAGCTCGACGAGGCCGACTTCGCACTGATCAGCAGCGCCGGTGGGCAGCCGTCGAGCAGCGGCGTCGCCATCCCGTTGTATCGCTGGCGACGTGTACTGCTGGTGCCGGCGTCGCATCCGCTGGCGGCGTTGCCCGGTCCGCCGAGCCTGGCCGAGCTGTCCCGGCATCCCCTGATCAGCTACGAATCCTCCAAGTTGCCGGAGTCGTCGTTGCACCGGGCCTTCGCTGCGGTCGGCGTGGAACCGCAGATCGCGATGACTGCGCGCGACGCCAACCTGATCAAGACTTATGTGCGTGCCGGCCTGGGCGCGGGCCTGCTGGCGGAGATGGCGGTGCACACCCGCGAGGACGACGACCTGCGGGTGATCGAAGCGCCGGCCGAGTTGCCGGAATGCATCACCTGGGCGGTGGTACCGCGTGGCCGTGTGCTGCGCGAGTACGCGCTCGCCCTGTTGCAAGGGCTGGCCCCGCAGCTCGACCCGCGCGACCTGCGGCGGATCCTGGAAGGCAATCAGGATGCCGAATGGCCGTTGGCTCCACGCTGGAGCGTGCCGGCGCCTGTCGCGTACGCCTGA
- a CDS encoding aminoglycoside phosphotransferase family protein, translating into MSEPATSPDPRAVQRLAWTRTALGDATVQLERASTDAGFRSYWRTQGAAPSRIVMDSPPDKENVRPWLRARDLLEAGGVRVPHVLARDVDAGFLLLEDLGGPSMAQVIDDANADAHIDGAIAQLLKLQSIALPEDTIVFGETLLQRDAGLFDEWYLRRHLGLELDCGDAERLQLVQRRLVDNALAQARVPTHRDYMPRNLMPVTDGPAVLDFQDMVAGPIAYDPVSLLRDAFLSWPEERVAGWLRRYHARAADAGLPVPDIDTFLRDADWLGVQRHLKILGIFARLHHRDGKSRYIADSPRFIAYVDAIVPKYPELAPLGELLERTIKPAIERLRA; encoded by the coding sequence ATGAGCGAACCGGCAACGTCACCCGATCCACGCGCCGTGCAGCGCCTCGCCTGGACGCGTACCGCGCTGGGCGACGCCACGGTGCAACTCGAACGCGCCTCCACCGATGCGGGCTTCCGCAGCTACTGGCGCACGCAAGGCGCGGCGCCGTCGCGGATCGTGATGGACTCGCCGCCGGACAAGGAAAACGTGCGGCCGTGGCTGCGCGCGCGCGACCTGCTGGAGGCCGGCGGCGTGCGCGTGCCGCATGTCTTGGCGCGCGATGTCGATGCCGGTTTCCTGCTGCTGGAAGACCTCGGCGGCCCGAGCATGGCGCAAGTCATCGACGATGCGAATGCCGACGCGCATATCGACGGCGCGATCGCGCAATTGCTGAAACTGCAGTCGATCGCGCTGCCCGAGGACACCATCGTGTTCGGCGAAACCCTGCTGCAACGTGATGCCGGCCTATTCGACGAGTGGTACCTGCGTCGCCACCTCGGACTCGAGCTTGATTGCGGAGATGCCGAACGGTTGCAGCTTGTACAACGCAGGCTGGTGGACAACGCACTGGCGCAGGCGCGGGTGCCCACCCATCGCGATTACATGCCGCGCAACCTGATGCCCGTGACCGACGGACCCGCGGTGCTCGACTTCCAGGACATGGTGGCCGGCCCGATTGCCTACGATCCGGTGAGTCTGTTGCGCGACGCGTTCCTCAGCTGGCCCGAGGAGCGCGTGGCCGGCTGGTTGCGGCGCTACCACGCGCGCGCCGCCGACGCCGGCCTGCCGGTGCCCGACATCGACACGTTCCTGCGAGACGCCGACTGGCTGGGCGTGCAGCGCCACCTGAAGATCCTCGGCATCTTCGCGCGGCTGCACCATCGCGACGGCAAGTCGCGCTACATCGCGGATTCCCCGCGCTTCATCGCCTACGTGGACGCCATCGTGCCGAAGTATCCGGAACTCGCGCCGCTTGGCGAGCTGCTCGAACGCACCATCAAGCCGGCGATCGAGAGGTTGCGGGCATGA
- the cysI gene encoding assimilatory sulfite reductase (NADPH) hemoprotein subunit, translating to MSAHSVEDIKRGSGRLRGTLLASLADAVTGALREDDQTLIKYHGSYQQDDRDVREPRRLAKLEPAFSFMIRTRTPGGVINPTQWLQLDAIATEYAERGLRITTRQAFQFHGVIKRELKATMQAINAALIDTLAACGDVNRNVAVAANPLHPEVQAQVLAQAVATSKHLLPNTRAYYELWLDEERVGGSGEEVEPIYGETYLPRKFKIGFAIPPLNDVDVFAQDLGFIAILDEAGALLGYNVSIGGGMGATHGDPETYPRLGEVIGFAMPDQVIAIAESVVTAQRDFGNRAVRKRARLKYTIDDRGLAWFKDEVERRAGFPLGPARAFRFDHNGDRFGWVEAGANLQHVTLRIPSGRIVDGALDGRGPAVLHLTGLREIARLLQAEGGNAEFRLTSNQNLVIANIPVALRARVDNLMQSHALDGWRSASPLRLNALACVALPTCGLAMAEAERYLPAFVSEVDALLARHGIADAPIHLRLSGCPNGCSRPYLGEIALVGKAPGRYNLMLGADHRGERLNTLYRENIDEPQILAALDPLFAAYASERTHDERFGDWLLRSGAIVAPTSTSQYRSIPIEVAA from the coding sequence ATGAGCGCGCATTCGGTCGAGGACATCAAGCGCGGCAGCGGTCGCCTGCGCGGCACCTTGCTGGCGTCGCTGGCGGACGCCGTCACCGGCGCCCTGCGCGAGGACGACCAGACCCTGATCAAGTACCACGGCAGCTACCAGCAGGACGACCGCGACGTGCGCGAACCGCGCCGTCTCGCCAAGCTGGAGCCTGCCTTCAGCTTCATGATCCGCACCCGCACGCCGGGTGGCGTGATCAACCCGACGCAGTGGCTGCAACTCGACGCCATCGCGACCGAATATGCCGAGCGTGGCCTGCGCATCACCACCCGCCAGGCCTTCCAGTTCCATGGCGTGATCAAGCGCGAGCTGAAGGCGACGATGCAGGCGATCAATGCCGCGTTGATCGACACTCTCGCTGCCTGTGGCGACGTCAACCGCAATGTCGCGGTGGCCGCCAACCCGCTGCATCCCGAGGTGCAAGCGCAGGTGCTCGCGCAGGCGGTGGCGACGTCGAAGCACCTGCTGCCGAACACCCGCGCGTATTACGAACTGTGGCTGGACGAGGAACGCGTCGGCGGCAGCGGCGAGGAAGTCGAGCCGATCTACGGCGAGACCTACCTGCCGCGCAAGTTCAAGATCGGTTTCGCGATCCCGCCGTTGAACGACGTCGACGTGTTCGCCCAGGACCTGGGCTTCATCGCGATCCTCGACGAGGCCGGTGCGCTGCTCGGCTACAACGTCAGCATCGGCGGCGGCATGGGCGCGACCCACGGCGACCCCGAAACCTATCCGCGGCTTGGCGAAGTGATCGGCTTCGCCATGCCCGACCAGGTCATCGCGATCGCCGAGTCCGTGGTCACCGCGCAACGCGACTTCGGCAACCGCGCGGTGCGCAAGCGCGCGCGCCTGAAGTACACGATCGATGATCGCGGCCTTGCCTGGTTCAAGGACGAAGTGGAACGGCGCGCCGGCTTTCCCCTGGGGCCGGCGCGCGCGTTCCGTTTCGACCACAACGGCGACCGCTTCGGCTGGGTCGAAGCAGGCGCCAACCTGCAGCATGTCACCCTGCGGATTCCGTCCGGACGCATCGTCGATGGTGCGCTCGACGGCCGCGGCCCCGCAGTCCTGCATCTGACCGGCCTGCGCGAAATCGCGCGGCTGTTGCAGGCGGAAGGCGGGAACGCGGAGTTCCGGCTGACCTCCAACCAGAACCTGGTGATCGCCAATATCCCGGTGGCCTTGCGCGCACGCGTCGACAACTTGATGCAGTCGCATGCGCTGGACGGCTGGCGCAGTGCCTCGCCGCTGCGCCTCAACGCGCTGGCCTGCGTGGCCCTGCCGACCTGCGGCCTGGCAATGGCCGAAGCGGAACGCTACCTGCCCGCCTTCGTCAGCGAGGTCGATGCACTGCTCGCCCGCCATGGCATCGCCGACGCGCCGATCCACTTGCGCCTGAGCGGTTGCCCGAACGGTTGCTCGCGACCTTATCTCGGCGAAATCGCCCTGGTCGGCAAGGCGCCCGGCCGCTACAACCTGATGCTCGGCGCCGACCATCGCGGCGAGCGGCTCAACACCCTGTATCGCGAAAACATCGACGAGCCGCAGATCCTCGCCGCGCTGGATCCGCTGTTCGCGGCCTATGCCAGCGAGCGCACGCATGACGAACGTTTCGGCGACTGGCTGCTGCGCAGCGGCGCGATCGTCGCTCCCACTTCCACATCGCAATACCGCAGCATTCCCATCGAGGTCGCCGCATGA